The following proteins are co-located in the Tripterygium wilfordii isolate XIE 37 chromosome 2, ASM1340144v1, whole genome shotgun sequence genome:
- the LOC120017113 gene encoding serine/threonine-protein phosphatase 6 regulatory subunit 3-like isoform X3: MFWKLPSISASSPVDSLLDKENFTLDELLDEEEIIQECKALNSRLINFLRDRAQVEGLLRYIIEEPLDDAESKQTFKFPFIACEIFTCEIDVILKTLVEEEELMNFLFSFLEPNRPHSALLAGYFCKVVVCLMMRKTVPLMNYVQAHQDVFRQLVDLIGITSIMEVLIRLVGADDHVYPNFLDVMQWLADCNLLEMIVDKLSPLSPPEVHANAAETLCAITRNYPSALAHKLSSPSFVARIFDHALEDSCSKSGLVHSLSVCISLLDPRKSAVSSGLMHSFRNQNFYESPIPVNPDTINAMLPKLGDLLRLLNVSSDENILPTTYGELRPPLGKYRLKIVEFIAVLLRTGNEAAEKELVSTGTVQRVLNLFFEYPYNNALHHHVESIILSCLETKSDTMVDHLLRECDLIGKILQTDKHPTISNDSNQPTLPATGKPVPRAGNLGHVTRISNKLVQLGSNNSRIQEYLQGNAEWLEWQNTVLQEHNAIENVHQWACGRPTALQDRRDSDEDDLHDRDYDVAALANNLSQAFRYKIYGNENAEEDHGALERDDEDVYFDDESAEVVISSLRLGDDKGSSLFTNSNWFAFQDDRMGDAPMSTSPSEMMDEINLNENANGGDSGSDDEVVVGEDDELTESKDSLNGTSTSTENFLNGFPGSGSGNIGDLNLQSETVNASQDMGGFFRFETPENENLFGDRPLPEWVGWGESSELQVGGSSVNPFEDHGNPDHSHEVEAVAPDVSSPSREESLLPNGSPTSMGPIDGLGSCDSCQKAASVPSLFEEDVEFVGVELEGTEKAMEQALKEGIVGEAGPLKRNMVPKVPEKDNPDDGGVGIKEFNDANYWRVDQEVAVLSDG, encoded by the exons ATGTTTTGGAAGCTCCCGTCTATCTCTGCCTCCTCTCCT GTGGACTCACTATTAGACAAAGAAAATTTTACTTTGGACGAGCTTcttgatgaagaagaaattaTCCAAGAGTGCAAGGCTTTAAACAGTCGTCTCattaattt TCTTCGGGATAGAGCCCAAGTGGAGGGACTGTTGCGTTACATTATAGAAGAGCCCCTAGACGATGCTGAAAGCAAACAGACATTCAA ATTCCCTTTCATTGCTTGTGAGATATTTACATGTGAAATTGACGTTATTCTCAAAACACTagtggaggaagaagag CTGATGAactttcttttctcctttttggaACCAAATCGTCCCCATAGTGCCTTGCTGGCTGGGTATTTCTGCAAG GTTGTTGTTTGCCTGATGATGCGCAAGACGGTTCCCCTAATGAACTATGTTCAA GCCCATCAGGATGTCTTTCGCCAACTGGTTGATTTAATAGGAATAACATCCATTATGGAG GTGTTGATTCGTCTGGTAGGTGCTGATGACCATGTGTATCCCAATTTTTTGGATGTGATGCAATGGCTGGCAGACTGCAATTTGCTGGAAATGATCGTGGATAAGTTAAGTCCGTTG AGCCCTCCTGAAGTCCACGCTAATGCAGCAGAAACGCTCTGCGCAATAACTCGAAACTACCCATCAGCCTTAGCACATAAACTCTCTAGTCCAAG TTTTGTTGCAAGGATATTTGATCATGCACTGGAAGATTCATGTTCAAAGTCTGGTCTCGTCCACTCGCTTTCTGTGTGTATCTCTTTGCTTGATCCAAGAAAATCTGCAGTATCTTCTGGGCTGATGCATTCTTTTCGAAATCAAAATTTCTACGAGTCTCCAATCCCTGTTAATCCAGATACCATTAATGCAATGCTCCCTAAACTCG GTGACTTGCTTAGGTTACTGAATGTGTCGTCTGATGAGAATATCTTACCTACAACATATGGGGAACTGAGGCCGCCTCTGGGGAAGTATCGTCTAAAG ATTGTTGAGTTCATTGCGGTGCTATTAAGAACGGGCAATGAAGCTGCAGAAAAGGAATTGGTCAGCACGGGAACTGTTCAACGTGTTCTTAATCTTTTCTTCGA GTATCCATACAATAATGCATTGCATCATCATGTAGAAAGCATTATATTGTCATGTTTGGAGACCAAGAGTGATACAATGGTTGATCATCTTCTTCGAGAGTGTGATTTGATTGGTAAAATTCTCCAAACTGATAAACACCCCACTATCTCTAATGATTCTAATCAG CCAACTTTACCGGCTACTGGAAAACCGGTCCCACGGGCTGGAAACCTTGGACACGTAACACGAATTTCTAATAAACTTGTTCAGTTGGGAAGCAACAACAGCCGTATTCAGGAATATCTTCAG GGAAATGCTGAATGGTTGGAGTGGCAAAATACTGTTTTGCAAGAGCATAATGCAATTGAAAATGTTCACCAATGGGCTTGTGG GCGCCCAACGGCACTACAAGATAGGAGAGATAGCGATGAGGATGACCTTCATGACAGAGATTACGATGTAGCAGCTCTGGCTAATAACTTGAGCCAGGCTTTTAGATACAAAATATATGGAAATGAAAATGCTGAAGAG GACCATGGAGCTCTCGAAAGAGATGATGAG GATGTTTATTTTGATGATGAGTCTGCTGAAGTTGTTATATCTTCCCTGAGGCTTGGTGATGATAAAGGGAG CAGCCTCTTCACTAATTCCAACTGGTTTGCGTTCCAAGATGACAGAATGGGTGATGCACCGATGAGCACATCCCCCTCAGAAATGATGGATGAGATAAATTTGAATGAAAATGCAAATGGTGGTGATAGCGGTAGTGATGATGAAGTAGTGGTTGGCGAGGATGATGAGCTCACTGAAAGCAAAGATTCTTTGAATGGCACATCTACTTCCACTGAAAACTTTCTTAATGGGTTCCCAGGAAGTGGTTCGGGGAACATTGGCGACTTAAATCTACAGAGTGAAACGGTAAATGCTTCCCAAGATATGGGGGGATTCTTCAGGTTTGAGACACCAGAAAATGAGAACTTGTTTGGAGATAGGCCTTTACCTGAATGGGTTGGATGGGGCGAATCATCAGAGTTGCAAGTAGGTGGATCTAGTGTCAATCCTTTTGAAGATCATGGTAATCCTGATCATTCCCATGAAGTTGAAGCAGTGGCACCTGATGTTAGTTCTCCCTCAAGGGAGGAATCCTTGCTTCCCAATGGGTCGCCAACTAGCATGGGGCCTATTGATGGATTAGGGAGCTGTGATTCTTGTCAGAAAGCTGCATCTGTGCCCTCGCTTTTTGAAGAGGATGTTGAATTTGTAGGTGTCGAATTGGAAGGGACTGAGAAGGCTATGGAACAGGCTCTCAAGGAGGGGATAGTTGGTGAAGCAGGACCCCTAAAGAGAAACATGGTTCCGAAGGTTCCAGAAAAAGATAATCCTGATGATGGTGGGGTTGGAATTAAGGAATTCAATGATGCAAACTACTGGAGAGTTGATCAAGAGGTAGCTGTTCTGAGTGATGGTTGA
- the LOC120017113 gene encoding serine/threonine-protein phosphatase 6 regulatory subunit 3-like isoform X4 gives MFWKLPSISASSPVDSLLDKENFTLDELLDEEEIIQECKALNSRLINFLRDRAQVEGLLRYIIEEPLDDAESKQTFKFPFIACEIFTCEIDVILKTLVEEEELMNFLFSFLEPNRPHSALLAGYFCKVVVCLMMRKTVPLMNYVQAHQDVFRQLVDLIGITSIMEVLIRLVGADDHVYPNFLDVMQWLADCNLLEMIVDKLSPLSPPEVHANAAETLCAITRNYPSALAHKLSSPSFVARIFDHALEDSCSKSGLVHSLSVCISLLDPRKSAVSSGLMHSFRNQNFYESPIPVNPDTINAMLPKLGDLLRLLNVSSDENILPTTYGELRPPLGKYRLKIVEFIAVLLRTGNEAAEKELVSTGTVQRVLNLFFEYPYNNALHHHVESIILSCLETKSDTMVDHLLRECDLIGKILQTDKHPTISNDSNQPTLPATGKPVPRAGNLGHVTRISNKLVQLGSNNSRIQEYLQGNAEWLEWQNTVLQEHNAIENVHQWACGRPTALQDRRDSDEDDLHDRDYDVAALANNLSQAFRYKIYGNENAEEDHGALERDDEDVYFDDESAEVVISSLRLGDDKGSLFTNSNWFAFQDDRMGDAPMSTSPSEMMDEINLNENANGGDSGSDDEVVVGEDDELTESKDSLNGTSTSTENFLNGFPGSGSGNIGDLNLQSETVNASQDMGGFFRFETPENENLFGDRPLPEWVGWGESSELQVGGSSVNPFEDHGNPDHSHEVEAVAPDVSSPSREESLLPNGSPTSMGPIDGLGSCDSCQKAASVPSLFEEDVEFVGVELEGTEKAMEQALKEGIVGEAGPLKRNMVPKVPEKDNPDDGGVGIKEFNDANYWRVDQEVAVLSDG, from the exons ATGTTTTGGAAGCTCCCGTCTATCTCTGCCTCCTCTCCT GTGGACTCACTATTAGACAAAGAAAATTTTACTTTGGACGAGCTTcttgatgaagaagaaattaTCCAAGAGTGCAAGGCTTTAAACAGTCGTCTCattaattt TCTTCGGGATAGAGCCCAAGTGGAGGGACTGTTGCGTTACATTATAGAAGAGCCCCTAGACGATGCTGAAAGCAAACAGACATTCAA ATTCCCTTTCATTGCTTGTGAGATATTTACATGTGAAATTGACGTTATTCTCAAAACACTagtggaggaagaagag CTGATGAactttcttttctcctttttggaACCAAATCGTCCCCATAGTGCCTTGCTGGCTGGGTATTTCTGCAAG GTTGTTGTTTGCCTGATGATGCGCAAGACGGTTCCCCTAATGAACTATGTTCAA GCCCATCAGGATGTCTTTCGCCAACTGGTTGATTTAATAGGAATAACATCCATTATGGAG GTGTTGATTCGTCTGGTAGGTGCTGATGACCATGTGTATCCCAATTTTTTGGATGTGATGCAATGGCTGGCAGACTGCAATTTGCTGGAAATGATCGTGGATAAGTTAAGTCCGTTG AGCCCTCCTGAAGTCCACGCTAATGCAGCAGAAACGCTCTGCGCAATAACTCGAAACTACCCATCAGCCTTAGCACATAAACTCTCTAGTCCAAG TTTTGTTGCAAGGATATTTGATCATGCACTGGAAGATTCATGTTCAAAGTCTGGTCTCGTCCACTCGCTTTCTGTGTGTATCTCTTTGCTTGATCCAAGAAAATCTGCAGTATCTTCTGGGCTGATGCATTCTTTTCGAAATCAAAATTTCTACGAGTCTCCAATCCCTGTTAATCCAGATACCATTAATGCAATGCTCCCTAAACTCG GTGACTTGCTTAGGTTACTGAATGTGTCGTCTGATGAGAATATCTTACCTACAACATATGGGGAACTGAGGCCGCCTCTGGGGAAGTATCGTCTAAAG ATTGTTGAGTTCATTGCGGTGCTATTAAGAACGGGCAATGAAGCTGCAGAAAAGGAATTGGTCAGCACGGGAACTGTTCAACGTGTTCTTAATCTTTTCTTCGA GTATCCATACAATAATGCATTGCATCATCATGTAGAAAGCATTATATTGTCATGTTTGGAGACCAAGAGTGATACAATGGTTGATCATCTTCTTCGAGAGTGTGATTTGATTGGTAAAATTCTCCAAACTGATAAACACCCCACTATCTCTAATGATTCTAATCAG CCAACTTTACCGGCTACTGGAAAACCGGTCCCACGGGCTGGAAACCTTGGACACGTAACACGAATTTCTAATAAACTTGTTCAGTTGGGAAGCAACAACAGCCGTATTCAGGAATATCTTCAG GGAAATGCTGAATGGTTGGAGTGGCAAAATACTGTTTTGCAAGAGCATAATGCAATTGAAAATGTTCACCAATGGGCTTGTGG GCGCCCAACGGCACTACAAGATAGGAGAGATAGCGATGAGGATGACCTTCATGACAGAGATTACGATGTAGCAGCTCTGGCTAATAACTTGAGCCAGGCTTTTAGATACAAAATATATGGAAATGAAAATGCTGAAGAG GACCATGGAGCTCTCGAAAGAGATGATGAG GATGTTTATTTTGATGATGAGTCTGCTGAAGTTGTTATATCTTCCCTGAGGCTTGGTGATGATAAAGGGAG CCTCTTCACTAATTCCAACTGGTTTGCGTTCCAAGATGACAGAATGGGTGATGCACCGATGAGCACATCCCCCTCAGAAATGATGGATGAGATAAATTTGAATGAAAATGCAAATGGTGGTGATAGCGGTAGTGATGATGAAGTAGTGGTTGGCGAGGATGATGAGCTCACTGAAAGCAAAGATTCTTTGAATGGCACATCTACTTCCACTGAAAACTTTCTTAATGGGTTCCCAGGAAGTGGTTCGGGGAACATTGGCGACTTAAATCTACAGAGTGAAACGGTAAATGCTTCCCAAGATATGGGGGGATTCTTCAGGTTTGAGACACCAGAAAATGAGAACTTGTTTGGAGATAGGCCTTTACCTGAATGGGTTGGATGGGGCGAATCATCAGAGTTGCAAGTAGGTGGATCTAGTGTCAATCCTTTTGAAGATCATGGTAATCCTGATCATTCCCATGAAGTTGAAGCAGTGGCACCTGATGTTAGTTCTCCCTCAAGGGAGGAATCCTTGCTTCCCAATGGGTCGCCAACTAGCATGGGGCCTATTGATGGATTAGGGAGCTGTGATTCTTGTCAGAAAGCTGCATCTGTGCCCTCGCTTTTTGAAGAGGATGTTGAATTTGTAGGTGTCGAATTGGAAGGGACTGAGAAGGCTATGGAACAGGCTCTCAAGGAGGGGATAGTTGGTGAAGCAGGACCCCTAAAGAGAAACATGGTTCCGAAGGTTCCAGAAAAAGATAATCCTGATGATGGTGGGGTTGGAATTAAGGAATTCAATGATGCAAACTACTGGAGAGTTGATCAAGAGGTAGCTGTTCTGAGTGATGGTTGA
- the LOC120017113 gene encoding serine/threonine-protein phosphatase 6 regulatory subunit 3-like isoform X2: MFWKLPSISASSPVDSLLDKENFTLDELLDEEEIIQECKALNSRLINFLRDRAQVEGLLRYIIEEPLDDAESKQTFKFPFIACEIFTCEIDVILKTLVEEEELMNFLFSFLEPNRPHSALLAGYFCKVVVCLMMRKTVPLMNYVQAHQDVFRQLVDLIGITSIMEVLIRLVGADDHVYPNFLDVMQWLADCNLLEMIVDKLSPLSPPEVHANAAETLCAITRNYPSALAHKLSSPSFVARIFDHALEDSCSKSGLVHSLSVCISLLDPRKSAVSSGLMHSFRNQNFYESPIPVNPDTINAMLPKLGDLLRLLNVSSDENILPTTYGELRPPLGKYRLKIVEFIAVLLRTGNEAAEKELVSTGTVQRVLNLFFEYPYNNALHHHVESIILSCLETKSDTMVDHLLRECDLIGKILQTDKHPTISNDSNQPTLPATGKPVPRAGNLGHVTRISNKLVQLGSNNSRIQEYLQGNAEWLEWQNTVLQEHNAIENVHQWACGRSAYSRPPLFSFVSSKRPTALQDRRDSDEDDLHDRDYDVAALANNLSQAFRYKIYGNENAEEDHGALERDDEDVYFDDESAEVVISSLRLGDDKGSLFTNSNWFAFQDDRMGDAPMSTSPSEMMDEINLNENANGGDSGSDDEVVVGEDDELTESKDSLNGTSTSTENFLNGFPGSGSGNIGDLNLQSETVNASQDMGGFFRFETPENENLFGDRPLPEWVGWGESSELQVGGSSVNPFEDHGNPDHSHEVEAVAPDVSSPSREESLLPNGSPTSMGPIDGLGSCDSCQKAASVPSLFEEDVEFVGVELEGTEKAMEQALKEGIVGEAGPLKRNMVPKVPEKDNPDDGGVGIKEFNDANYWRVDQEVAVLSDG; encoded by the exons ATGTTTTGGAAGCTCCCGTCTATCTCTGCCTCCTCTCCT GTGGACTCACTATTAGACAAAGAAAATTTTACTTTGGACGAGCTTcttgatgaagaagaaattaTCCAAGAGTGCAAGGCTTTAAACAGTCGTCTCattaattt TCTTCGGGATAGAGCCCAAGTGGAGGGACTGTTGCGTTACATTATAGAAGAGCCCCTAGACGATGCTGAAAGCAAACAGACATTCAA ATTCCCTTTCATTGCTTGTGAGATATTTACATGTGAAATTGACGTTATTCTCAAAACACTagtggaggaagaagag CTGATGAactttcttttctcctttttggaACCAAATCGTCCCCATAGTGCCTTGCTGGCTGGGTATTTCTGCAAG GTTGTTGTTTGCCTGATGATGCGCAAGACGGTTCCCCTAATGAACTATGTTCAA GCCCATCAGGATGTCTTTCGCCAACTGGTTGATTTAATAGGAATAACATCCATTATGGAG GTGTTGATTCGTCTGGTAGGTGCTGATGACCATGTGTATCCCAATTTTTTGGATGTGATGCAATGGCTGGCAGACTGCAATTTGCTGGAAATGATCGTGGATAAGTTAAGTCCGTTG AGCCCTCCTGAAGTCCACGCTAATGCAGCAGAAACGCTCTGCGCAATAACTCGAAACTACCCATCAGCCTTAGCACATAAACTCTCTAGTCCAAG TTTTGTTGCAAGGATATTTGATCATGCACTGGAAGATTCATGTTCAAAGTCTGGTCTCGTCCACTCGCTTTCTGTGTGTATCTCTTTGCTTGATCCAAGAAAATCTGCAGTATCTTCTGGGCTGATGCATTCTTTTCGAAATCAAAATTTCTACGAGTCTCCAATCCCTGTTAATCCAGATACCATTAATGCAATGCTCCCTAAACTCG GTGACTTGCTTAGGTTACTGAATGTGTCGTCTGATGAGAATATCTTACCTACAACATATGGGGAACTGAGGCCGCCTCTGGGGAAGTATCGTCTAAAG ATTGTTGAGTTCATTGCGGTGCTATTAAGAACGGGCAATGAAGCTGCAGAAAAGGAATTGGTCAGCACGGGAACTGTTCAACGTGTTCTTAATCTTTTCTTCGA GTATCCATACAATAATGCATTGCATCATCATGTAGAAAGCATTATATTGTCATGTTTGGAGACCAAGAGTGATACAATGGTTGATCATCTTCTTCGAGAGTGTGATTTGATTGGTAAAATTCTCCAAACTGATAAACACCCCACTATCTCTAATGATTCTAATCAG CCAACTTTACCGGCTACTGGAAAACCGGTCCCACGGGCTGGAAACCTTGGACACGTAACACGAATTTCTAATAAACTTGTTCAGTTGGGAAGCAACAACAGCCGTATTCAGGAATATCTTCAG GGAAATGCTGAATGGTTGGAGTGGCAAAATACTGTTTTGCAAGAGCATAATGCAATTGAAAATGTTCACCAATGGGCTTGTGG AAGATCTGCTTATAGCAGACCACCGTTGTTCTCCTTTGTATCAAGCAA GCGCCCAACGGCACTACAAGATAGGAGAGATAGCGATGAGGATGACCTTCATGACAGAGATTACGATGTAGCAGCTCTGGCTAATAACTTGAGCCAGGCTTTTAGATACAAAATATATGGAAATGAAAATGCTGAAGAG GACCATGGAGCTCTCGAAAGAGATGATGAG GATGTTTATTTTGATGATGAGTCTGCTGAAGTTGTTATATCTTCCCTGAGGCTTGGTGATGATAAAGGGAG CCTCTTCACTAATTCCAACTGGTTTGCGTTCCAAGATGACAGAATGGGTGATGCACCGATGAGCACATCCCCCTCAGAAATGATGGATGAGATAAATTTGAATGAAAATGCAAATGGTGGTGATAGCGGTAGTGATGATGAAGTAGTGGTTGGCGAGGATGATGAGCTCACTGAAAGCAAAGATTCTTTGAATGGCACATCTACTTCCACTGAAAACTTTCTTAATGGGTTCCCAGGAAGTGGTTCGGGGAACATTGGCGACTTAAATCTACAGAGTGAAACGGTAAATGCTTCCCAAGATATGGGGGGATTCTTCAGGTTTGAGACACCAGAAAATGAGAACTTGTTTGGAGATAGGCCTTTACCTGAATGGGTTGGATGGGGCGAATCATCAGAGTTGCAAGTAGGTGGATCTAGTGTCAATCCTTTTGAAGATCATGGTAATCCTGATCATTCCCATGAAGTTGAAGCAGTGGCACCTGATGTTAGTTCTCCCTCAAGGGAGGAATCCTTGCTTCCCAATGGGTCGCCAACTAGCATGGGGCCTATTGATGGATTAGGGAGCTGTGATTCTTGTCAGAAAGCTGCATCTGTGCCCTCGCTTTTTGAAGAGGATGTTGAATTTGTAGGTGTCGAATTGGAAGGGACTGAGAAGGCTATGGAACAGGCTCTCAAGGAGGGGATAGTTGGTGAAGCAGGACCCCTAAAGAGAAACATGGTTCCGAAGGTTCCAGAAAAAGATAATCCTGATGATGGTGGGGTTGGAATTAAGGAATTCAATGATGCAAACTACTGGAGAGTTGATCAAGAGGTAGCTGTTCTGAGTGATGGTTGA
- the LOC120017113 gene encoding serine/threonine-protein phosphatase 6 regulatory subunit 3-like isoform X1 has protein sequence MFWKLPSISASSPVDSLLDKENFTLDELLDEEEIIQECKALNSRLINFLRDRAQVEGLLRYIIEEPLDDAESKQTFKFPFIACEIFTCEIDVILKTLVEEEELMNFLFSFLEPNRPHSALLAGYFCKVVVCLMMRKTVPLMNYVQAHQDVFRQLVDLIGITSIMEVLIRLVGADDHVYPNFLDVMQWLADCNLLEMIVDKLSPLSPPEVHANAAETLCAITRNYPSALAHKLSSPSFVARIFDHALEDSCSKSGLVHSLSVCISLLDPRKSAVSSGLMHSFRNQNFYESPIPVNPDTINAMLPKLGDLLRLLNVSSDENILPTTYGELRPPLGKYRLKIVEFIAVLLRTGNEAAEKELVSTGTVQRVLNLFFEYPYNNALHHHVESIILSCLETKSDTMVDHLLRECDLIGKILQTDKHPTISNDSNQPTLPATGKPVPRAGNLGHVTRISNKLVQLGSNNSRIQEYLQGNAEWLEWQNTVLQEHNAIENVHQWACGRSAYSRPPLFSFVSSKRPTALQDRRDSDEDDLHDRDYDVAALANNLSQAFRYKIYGNENAEEDHGALERDDEDVYFDDESAEVVISSLRLGDDKGSSLFTNSNWFAFQDDRMGDAPMSTSPSEMMDEINLNENANGGDSGSDDEVVVGEDDELTESKDSLNGTSTSTENFLNGFPGSGSGNIGDLNLQSETVNASQDMGGFFRFETPENENLFGDRPLPEWVGWGESSELQVGGSSVNPFEDHGNPDHSHEVEAVAPDVSSPSREESLLPNGSPTSMGPIDGLGSCDSCQKAASVPSLFEEDVEFVGVELEGTEKAMEQALKEGIVGEAGPLKRNMVPKVPEKDNPDDGGVGIKEFNDANYWRVDQEVAVLSDG, from the exons ATGTTTTGGAAGCTCCCGTCTATCTCTGCCTCCTCTCCT GTGGACTCACTATTAGACAAAGAAAATTTTACTTTGGACGAGCTTcttgatgaagaagaaattaTCCAAGAGTGCAAGGCTTTAAACAGTCGTCTCattaattt TCTTCGGGATAGAGCCCAAGTGGAGGGACTGTTGCGTTACATTATAGAAGAGCCCCTAGACGATGCTGAAAGCAAACAGACATTCAA ATTCCCTTTCATTGCTTGTGAGATATTTACATGTGAAATTGACGTTATTCTCAAAACACTagtggaggaagaagag CTGATGAactttcttttctcctttttggaACCAAATCGTCCCCATAGTGCCTTGCTGGCTGGGTATTTCTGCAAG GTTGTTGTTTGCCTGATGATGCGCAAGACGGTTCCCCTAATGAACTATGTTCAA GCCCATCAGGATGTCTTTCGCCAACTGGTTGATTTAATAGGAATAACATCCATTATGGAG GTGTTGATTCGTCTGGTAGGTGCTGATGACCATGTGTATCCCAATTTTTTGGATGTGATGCAATGGCTGGCAGACTGCAATTTGCTGGAAATGATCGTGGATAAGTTAAGTCCGTTG AGCCCTCCTGAAGTCCACGCTAATGCAGCAGAAACGCTCTGCGCAATAACTCGAAACTACCCATCAGCCTTAGCACATAAACTCTCTAGTCCAAG TTTTGTTGCAAGGATATTTGATCATGCACTGGAAGATTCATGTTCAAAGTCTGGTCTCGTCCACTCGCTTTCTGTGTGTATCTCTTTGCTTGATCCAAGAAAATCTGCAGTATCTTCTGGGCTGATGCATTCTTTTCGAAATCAAAATTTCTACGAGTCTCCAATCCCTGTTAATCCAGATACCATTAATGCAATGCTCCCTAAACTCG GTGACTTGCTTAGGTTACTGAATGTGTCGTCTGATGAGAATATCTTACCTACAACATATGGGGAACTGAGGCCGCCTCTGGGGAAGTATCGTCTAAAG ATTGTTGAGTTCATTGCGGTGCTATTAAGAACGGGCAATGAAGCTGCAGAAAAGGAATTGGTCAGCACGGGAACTGTTCAACGTGTTCTTAATCTTTTCTTCGA GTATCCATACAATAATGCATTGCATCATCATGTAGAAAGCATTATATTGTCATGTTTGGAGACCAAGAGTGATACAATGGTTGATCATCTTCTTCGAGAGTGTGATTTGATTGGTAAAATTCTCCAAACTGATAAACACCCCACTATCTCTAATGATTCTAATCAG CCAACTTTACCGGCTACTGGAAAACCGGTCCCACGGGCTGGAAACCTTGGACACGTAACACGAATTTCTAATAAACTTGTTCAGTTGGGAAGCAACAACAGCCGTATTCAGGAATATCTTCAG GGAAATGCTGAATGGTTGGAGTGGCAAAATACTGTTTTGCAAGAGCATAATGCAATTGAAAATGTTCACCAATGGGCTTGTGG AAGATCTGCTTATAGCAGACCACCGTTGTTCTCCTTTGTATCAAGCAA GCGCCCAACGGCACTACAAGATAGGAGAGATAGCGATGAGGATGACCTTCATGACAGAGATTACGATGTAGCAGCTCTGGCTAATAACTTGAGCCAGGCTTTTAGATACAAAATATATGGAAATGAAAATGCTGAAGAG GACCATGGAGCTCTCGAAAGAGATGATGAG GATGTTTATTTTGATGATGAGTCTGCTGAAGTTGTTATATCTTCCCTGAGGCTTGGTGATGATAAAGGGAG CAGCCTCTTCACTAATTCCAACTGGTTTGCGTTCCAAGATGACAGAATGGGTGATGCACCGATGAGCACATCCCCCTCAGAAATGATGGATGAGATAAATTTGAATGAAAATGCAAATGGTGGTGATAGCGGTAGTGATGATGAAGTAGTGGTTGGCGAGGATGATGAGCTCACTGAAAGCAAAGATTCTTTGAATGGCACATCTACTTCCACTGAAAACTTTCTTAATGGGTTCCCAGGAAGTGGTTCGGGGAACATTGGCGACTTAAATCTACAGAGTGAAACGGTAAATGCTTCCCAAGATATGGGGGGATTCTTCAGGTTTGAGACACCAGAAAATGAGAACTTGTTTGGAGATAGGCCTTTACCTGAATGGGTTGGATGGGGCGAATCATCAGAGTTGCAAGTAGGTGGATCTAGTGTCAATCCTTTTGAAGATCATGGTAATCCTGATCATTCCCATGAAGTTGAAGCAGTGGCACCTGATGTTAGTTCTCCCTCAAGGGAGGAATCCTTGCTTCCCAATGGGTCGCCAACTAGCATGGGGCCTATTGATGGATTAGGGAGCTGTGATTCTTGTCAGAAAGCTGCATCTGTGCCCTCGCTTTTTGAAGAGGATGTTGAATTTGTAGGTGTCGAATTGGAAGGGACTGAGAAGGCTATGGAACAGGCTCTCAAGGAGGGGATAGTTGGTGAAGCAGGACCCCTAAAGAGAAACATGGTTCCGAAGGTTCCAGAAAAAGATAATCCTGATGATGGTGGGGTTGGAATTAAGGAATTCAATGATGCAAACTACTGGAGAGTTGATCAAGAGGTAGCTGTTCTGAGTGATGGTTGA